In Halopseudomonas xinjiangensis, a single genomic region encodes these proteins:
- the nfuA gene encoding Fe-S biogenesis protein NfuA — MAGIHFTEGAEKYLADLLSKQDSTGIGIRVFITQPGTPYAETCIAYCKPGEEKPEDRLMPLDSFNVWIDAVSEPFLEDALVDYATDRMGGQLTIKAPNAKVPMVNDDSPLNERINYLLQTEINPGLASHGGEVKLVDVVEGGVAILQFGGGCQGCGMVDVTLKEGIEKTLVARIPELTAVRDVTDHTVKENAYY; from the coding sequence ATGGCAGGCATTCATTTCACCGAAGGTGCCGAAAAATATCTGGCCGATCTGCTTTCCAAACAGGATTCGACCGGCATCGGCATTCGTGTGTTCATCACTCAACCCGGCACCCCCTATGCCGAGACGTGCATCGCGTACTGCAAGCCCGGCGAGGAAAAGCCGGAAGATCGGCTGATGCCGCTGGACTCCTTCAACGTCTGGATCGATGCGGTCAGCGAGCCGTTTCTCGAAGACGCGCTAGTCGATTACGCCACCGACCGAATGGGTGGTCAGCTCACCATTAAGGCACCCAACGCTAAAGTTCCGATGGTGAATGACGATAGCCCTCTCAACGAGCGCATCAATTATCTGCTGCAGACCGAAATCAATCCCGGTCTGGCCAGTCACGGCGGTGAAGTGAAACTGGTCGACGTTGTCGAAGGCGGGGTCGCCATTCTTCAGTTCGGAGGCGGTTGCCAGGGTTGCGGCATGGTCGATGTGACGCTCAAGGAAGGCATCGAGAAGACGCTGGTTGCGCGAATTCCGGAACTGACTGCGGTACGTGACGTGACCGACCACACGGTCAAGGAAAACGCCTACTACTGA
- a CDS encoding chemotaxis protein CheV — MAGVLDSVNQRTRLVGENRLEILLFKLSAHQQLFALNVFKIREVLQMPALTQMPQRHPHVVGVTHLRGQTIPVIDLSAAIGLRPLPVTPQSTVIVTEYNRSVQAFLVGSVERIMNLNWDTVQPPPRGAGRSHYLTAITRLEDQRLVEIIDVEKVLAEIVPFNTRVSADLLDDALLDKARGREVLLVDDSPTGINQLRETLSQLNLTMHVATDGLRALNQLKAWADADEHFSERLLMVITDAEMPEMDGYRLTAEIRKDPRLQDLYVVLHTSLSGNFNKAMVEKVGCDGFLSKFQPDQLVEVVRERLKRLDN, encoded by the coding sequence ATGGCTGGAGTTCTGGATTCTGTCAATCAGCGTACCCGGCTGGTCGGTGAAAACCGCCTGGAGATATTGCTGTTCAAGCTGTCGGCGCATCAACAGCTGTTTGCGCTGAACGTGTTCAAGATCCGTGAGGTCTTGCAAATGCCGGCATTGACGCAGATGCCGCAACGGCATCCCCATGTAGTCGGCGTCACGCATTTACGTGGACAGACCATTCCGGTCATCGATTTGTCAGCCGCTATCGGGTTGCGGCCGCTGCCGGTCACTCCGCAAAGTACCGTCATCGTGACCGAGTACAACCGGTCGGTGCAGGCATTCCTCGTCGGTAGTGTCGAACGGATCATGAACCTGAACTGGGACACCGTGCAGCCACCGCCGCGTGGCGCAGGCCGCTCGCATTACCTGACCGCCATTACTCGCCTGGAAGACCAGCGCCTGGTCGAGATCATCGACGTGGAGAAAGTGTTGGCGGAGATCGTTCCGTTCAATACCCGCGTCAGCGCGGATCTGCTCGACGATGCCTTGCTGGACAAGGCGCGGGGTAGGGAAGTACTTCTGGTCGATGATTCGCCAACCGGTATCAACCAGTTGCGCGAGACGCTGTCGCAGCTGAACCTGACGATGCATGTAGCCACTGACGGCCTGCGAGCGTTGAACCAGCTGAAAGCCTGGGCTGATGCGGACGAACATTTCTCGGAGCGTCTCCTCATGGTCATCACCGATGCAGAAATGCCCGAAATGGACGGCTACAGGCTAACCGCGGAGATCCGCAAGGACCCGCGGTTGCAGGATCTGTATGTCGTTTTGCATACCTCGCTTTCAGGCAACTTCAACAAGGCGATGGTGGAAAAAGTCGGCTGCGACGGGTTCCTGTCCAAATTCCAGCCTGATCAACTGGTCGAGGTTGTCCGCGAGCGGCTCAAGCGTCTGGACAACTGA
- a CDS encoding transglycosylase SLT domain-containing protein, whose amino-acid sequence MMRRYTSLFFKLIAAPVAGLLLCQPAFADRLQDQRRAYDQAMSALNSNQLARYHQLKPGLADYPLYPYLLLGELNRQAQPEHRKVEAFLLEHGDVPAAQLLKNKWLRRLARDGEWSLFHKHYDESSRDAGLDCQVTLQSWREGNDKEAMRRATELWTVGRSQPKDCDPLFERWRQAGGLTETVAWQRIRLALLYRQDALARYLTRYVPSQKALAERFVETATRPTLLKNHERYRPSANQPAEKVTDVVTVALRRLGRDDPAAAFALWPLYRDLPFAESDRLAITRDIGVRMAKRHDPAALAFMESNDPTMQDDQISEWRIRLALRTGQFAMARDLSQTLPDTLNQQSRWRYWKLRSAQLSSPLSGDIKEGYAQLANERDFYGFLAAEQSGRPYALNHQPAKVAPEVKAKVSQTGNIRRAREFFARGQVVDARREWYHASRFFDRDELVAQATMAREMEWYFPAIRSVSQAQHWDDLDIRFPLAYQEPIMQQAAARQLKSPWVYAITRQESAFMADARSHAGAMGLMQLMPGTARETAKRYGIPLSNPNDVLLPERNIALGAAYLSQLNNQFQGNRVLASAAYNAGPGRVRQWTRGVDDLPSDVWVEAIPFDETRQYVQSVLSYAVIYGEKLGIKQPVMENHERYLRVQ is encoded by the coding sequence ATGATGCGCCGCTACACCTCTCTGTTTTTCAAACTGATCGCCGCGCCAGTTGCCGGCCTGTTGTTGTGTCAACCAGCCTTCGCCGACCGTCTGCAGGACCAGCGTCGTGCTTACGACCAGGCGATGTCGGCGCTGAATTCCAACCAGTTGGCTCGCTATCATCAGCTCAAGCCCGGTCTGGCTGATTACCCCCTGTACCCATACCTGCTTCTGGGCGAACTCAATCGTCAGGCGCAACCCGAGCATCGCAAGGTCGAAGCCTTTCTGCTCGAGCATGGCGACGTGCCGGCCGCTCAGTTGCTAAAAAACAAATGGCTGCGCCGACTCGCACGGGACGGCGAATGGTCGCTGTTCCACAAGCACTATGACGAAAGCAGCCGAGACGCCGGGCTGGATTGTCAGGTGACACTGCAAAGCTGGCGCGAGGGTAACGATAAGGAAGCCATGCGCCGTGCCACCGAACTCTGGACAGTCGGACGCTCCCAACCGAAAGATTGCGATCCGCTATTTGAGCGCTGGCGTCAGGCTGGCGGCTTGACCGAAACGGTAGCCTGGCAGCGCATTCGCCTCGCCCTGCTATACCGTCAGGACGCCCTGGCGCGCTATCTGACTCGTTATGTACCCAGCCAAAAAGCACTGGCTGAGCGATTCGTTGAAACGGCGACCCGGCCTACGCTGTTGAAGAATCACGAGCGATACCGCCCGAGCGCTAACCAGCCTGCGGAGAAAGTCACCGATGTAGTGACCGTTGCCTTGCGCCGACTGGGCCGCGACGATCCCGCCGCCGCCTTCGCCCTGTGGCCGCTGTACCGCGACCTGCCTTTCGCTGAGAGCGATCGGTTGGCGATCACTCGCGACATCGGCGTGCGCATGGCAAAGCGGCACGACCCGGCGGCGCTCGCGTTCATGGAAAGCAACGATCCGACGATGCAGGATGATCAGATCAGCGAATGGCGTATCCGTCTGGCGCTGCGTACCGGCCAGTTCGCTATGGCGCGGGACCTGTCTCAGACGTTGCCCGACACGCTGAATCAGCAGAGTCGCTGGCGGTACTGGAAATTGCGAAGCGCTCAGTTGTCCTCTCCATTGTCCGGAGATATCAAGGAGGGCTACGCTCAGCTGGCCAATGAACGGGACTTCTACGGATTTCTTGCCGCCGAACAGAGTGGCCGGCCGTATGCGCTCAACCACCAGCCGGCGAAGGTGGCGCCCGAAGTGAAAGCCAAGGTCAGCCAGACCGGAAATATCCGGCGGGCCCGTGAGTTCTTTGCCCGGGGTCAGGTGGTCGATGCACGGCGCGAGTGGTATCACGCCAGCCGTTTCTTCGACCGTGATGAACTGGTCGCGCAGGCAACCATGGCCCGGGAGATGGAGTGGTACTTCCCGGCTATACGAAGCGTTAGCCAGGCACAGCACTGGGATGATCTGGACATCCGGTTCCCGCTTGCCTATCAGGAGCCCATCATGCAGCAGGCTGCCGCGCGGCAATTGAAGTCGCCGTGGGTCTACGCTATCACCCGCCAGGAAAGTGCTTTCATGGCCGATGCGCGGTCTCACGCCGGCGCCATGGGACTGATGCAGCTGATGCCTGGGACTGCGAGGGAGACCGCCAAGCGCTACGGTATTCCGCTATCCAATCCCAATGACGTCCTGTTACCCGAGCGCAACATCGCGCTGGGTGCTGCCTATCTGTCGCAGCTGAACAACCAGTTCCAGGGCAACCGTGTATTGGCCTCGGCGGCGTACAACGCCGGTCCCGGACGCGTAAGGCAGTGGACACGCGGTGTGGACGATTTGCCGTCGGACGTATGGGTCGAGGCGATACCCTTCGACGAAACACGACAATACGTGCAAAGCGTGTTGAGCTACGCAGTGATCTATGGGGAAAAACTGGGGATCAAGCAGCCCGTGATGGAGAATCACGAGCGCTACCTCCGCGTGCAGTGA
- a CDS encoding ATP-binding cassette domain-containing protein: MALLSFTDVSLAYGLNPLLDKVSFQLDRGERVCLIGRNGAGKSSLLKLIDGQQAPDDGEIWFAPGLKIGQLPQELPQADDSQVYDIVAAGLAGVGELLAEYHHLVHGEMGEAELARLEKVQERLEAKDGWRLNQLVETTLTRLGLPAEKTMAELSGGWRRRVLLAQALVSEPDVLLLDEPTNHLDIHTIAWLEEVLLDFRGAVLFITHDRQFLQALATRILELDRGALIDWPGDYASFLVHKEQALAAEATANALFDKRLAQEEVWIRQGIKARRTRNEGRVRALKAMRDERSQRVDRQGKASFQLETADASGKRVIEVEDVSFAWPGRAPLVRDLTTFILRGDRIGLIGNNGSGKSTLLKLLLGQLEPTSGKIKHGTKLEVAYFDQLRGQLEPEKSVIDNISEGRDFIEINGERRHIISYLGDFLFSPERSRTPVKALSGGERARLLLARLFSKPANVLVLDEPTNDLDVETLELLEEVLAGFDGTVLLVSHDRAFLDNVVTSSLVFEGHGNVREYVGGYADWLRQGGRVESLADWGQDAAAPEEATQPTPPPAAVPSAQPAVPKAKLSYKLQRELEAMPVVLERLEKELEVLQQQVNAPDFYQRSHEQTAPVIAAMESKQAELDQALERWAELEDLQG; encoded by the coding sequence ATGGCGCTTCTCTCGTTTACCGACGTCTCGCTGGCCTACGGGCTCAATCCGCTGTTGGACAAGGTCTCGTTCCAGCTCGATCGAGGCGAACGCGTGTGTCTGATCGGTCGCAACGGCGCTGGCAAGTCCAGTTTGCTCAAGCTCATCGACGGACAGCAGGCACCGGATGACGGCGAGATATGGTTCGCGCCCGGCCTGAAGATCGGCCAGTTACCGCAGGAGTTGCCCCAGGCAGACGACTCGCAGGTATATGACATCGTTGCGGCCGGCCTGGCCGGGGTCGGCGAGCTGCTCGCGGAGTACCACCATCTGGTGCACGGCGAGATGGGCGAGGCCGAGCTGGCGCGCCTGGAGAAGGTTCAGGAGCGGTTGGAGGCCAAGGACGGTTGGCGATTGAATCAGCTTGTCGAGACCACACTCACCCGGCTCGGCCTTCCTGCGGAGAAAACGATGGCAGAGCTTTCCGGCGGCTGGCGCCGCCGAGTTCTGCTGGCGCAGGCGCTGGTGTCTGAGCCCGATGTGCTGCTGCTCGACGAACCGACCAACCATCTCGATATCCATACCATCGCCTGGCTGGAAGAGGTTCTGCTTGATTTTCGTGGTGCTGTGCTCTTCATCACCCACGATCGTCAGTTTCTGCAGGCACTGGCGACACGCATCCTCGAACTCGACCGGGGCGCGCTCATCGATTGGCCGGGCGACTACGCCAGTTTTCTGGTGCACAAGGAGCAAGCGCTGGCCGCGGAAGCGACTGCCAATGCGCTGTTCGACAAGCGTCTGGCTCAGGAAGAAGTCTGGATCCGCCAGGGTATCAAGGCCCGTCGTACCCGTAACGAAGGGCGCGTGCGTGCGCTCAAGGCAATGCGTGACGAGCGCTCCCAGCGCGTCGATCGACAGGGAAAGGCGAGCTTTCAGCTGGAGACGGCCGATGCTTCAGGCAAGCGCGTGATAGAAGTCGAGGACGTATCTTTCGCCTGGCCGGGTCGTGCCCCGCTGGTACGCGATCTGACGACCTTCATCCTGCGAGGCGATCGAATCGGCCTCATCGGTAACAACGGTTCCGGCAAGAGCACGTTGCTCAAGCTGCTGCTCGGTCAGCTGGAACCGACGTCCGGCAAGATCAAGCACGGCACCAAGCTGGAAGTTGCCTATTTCGACCAGCTGCGTGGTCAGCTCGAGCCTGAGAAGTCGGTGATCGATAACATTTCCGAAGGCCGTGATTTCATCGAGATCAACGGCGAACGCCGGCACATCATCAGCTATCTGGGAGACTTTCTTTTCTCACCGGAGCGATCGCGGACGCCGGTAAAGGCTCTATCTGGTGGTGAGCGAGCGCGTCTGCTACTGGCGCGATTATTCAGCAAACCGGCCAACGTGCTGGTCCTCGACGAGCCGACCAACGACCTCGATGTCGAAACGCTTGAGCTGCTCGAAGAAGTTCTTGCAGGGTTTGACGGTACGGTGCTGCTGGTCAGCCACGACCGGGCATTTCTGGACAATGTAGTCACCAGCAGCCTGGTATTCGAGGGCCACGGAAACGTGCGCGAGTACGTCGGCGGCTATGCGGACTGGCTTCGCCAGGGCGGTCGGGTCGAATCCCTGGCCGACTGGGGGCAGGACGCCGCCGCGCCGGAAGAAGCCACCCAGCCGACACCGCCCCCGGCAGCCGTCCCGAGTGCGCAGCCGGCTGTGCCAAAGGCCAAGCTCAGCTACAAGCTGCAGCGAGAGCTGGAAGCTATGCCGGTCGTGCTTGAGCGGTTGGAAAAG
- a CDS encoding MATE family efflux transporter, with the protein MTLLPARDRLRSIALLGLPIMGGMLSQSLLNLVDAAMVGSLGSAALAGVGLGSYANFMAIALVMGLGAGVQAMVARRHGEGNVGQIATPLNDGLLIVALFAVPLTFVCWFNAERIIGLLAEDPEVAGIGADYFRWRTLAIIAVGANFAFRGYWNGIRQSGTYLLILLGMHVLNITVSYGLIFGRYGLPEMGAAGSGLGTCIAMLVGCATHFLITHRSARRHGFLRRRPRMKRLRNLLALTIPNSLQQFLFATGITTLFWIIGQIGTQELAIAHVLINLALFLILPGVGMGMAAATLVSHSLGEREPDEAYRWGWDVVRVAGCALFLLGLPFWLAPQAVLGLFTHDAQLLALGDWPLRITGLGMTLDATALVLTQALLGAGASRTVMGVNLGSQWLLFLPCAYLAGPVLGGGLLSIWLLQSGYRAVTSLIFAIMWRRRHWADICI; encoded by the coding sequence ATGACCCTTCTGCCTGCCCGTGATCGGCTCAGAAGCATCGCGCTTCTGGGATTGCCGATCATGGGCGGCATGCTTAGCCAAAGCCTGCTCAATCTGGTCGACGCGGCTATGGTCGGCAGTCTCGGCAGCGCAGCGCTGGCGGGCGTAGGTCTGGGTAGCTACGCCAATTTCATGGCCATCGCCCTGGTGATGGGCCTGGGCGCTGGGGTCCAGGCCATGGTCGCGCGGCGTCATGGCGAGGGCAATGTCGGCCAGATCGCCACGCCCTTGAATGACGGGTTGCTCATCGTCGCGCTGTTTGCCGTTCCCTTGACCTTTGTATGCTGGTTCAACGCCGAGCGGATCATCGGTCTTCTTGCCGAAGACCCGGAAGTAGCCGGCATTGGCGCGGACTATTTCCGTTGGCGCACCTTGGCAATCATCGCTGTCGGCGCGAACTTCGCCTTTCGCGGCTACTGGAATGGTATTCGCCAGTCCGGGACCTATCTGCTGATCCTGCTGGGCATGCATGTGCTCAACATTACGGTCAGCTACGGTTTGATTTTCGGTCGCTACGGCCTGCCTGAAATGGGCGCAGCGGGCTCCGGGCTAGGTACCTGCATAGCCATGCTCGTCGGCTGCGCAACCCATTTTCTGATCACGCACCGCTCGGCACGCAGGCATGGGTTCCTGCGTAGACGCCCGAGAATGAAACGGTTGCGTAACCTCCTCGCATTGACGATACCCAATTCGCTGCAGCAGTTTCTCTTCGCGACCGGCATCACCACGCTGTTCTGGATTATTGGTCAGATTGGCACGCAGGAACTGGCCATCGCTCATGTACTGATCAATCTGGCGCTGTTTCTGATTCTGCCTGGCGTGGGTATGGGCATGGCTGCGGCCACCCTGGTCAGTCATAGCCTTGGCGAGCGAGAGCCCGACGAAGCCTACCGCTGGGGCTGGGATGTGGTGCGGGTCGCTGGGTGCGCGCTTTTCCTGCTCGGGCTGCCTTTCTGGCTTGCACCGCAGGCGGTGCTCGGCCTGTTCACTCACGACGCACAGCTCCTCGCCCTGGGCGACTGGCCGCTGCGCATCACGGGACTGGGCATGACGCTGGACGCGACGGCGCTGGTGCTGACTCAGGCGCTGCTGGGGGCGGGAGCGAGCCGCACCGTCATGGGGGTAAACCTCGGCAGCCAATGGTTGCTGTTCCTGCCGTGCGCCTATCTCGCCGGTCCGGTACTCGGGGGCGGGCTACTCTCCATCTGGCTGCTGCAAAGCGGATACCGTGCCGTTACATCGCTGATCTTCGCGATCATGTGGCGCCGCCGACACTGGGCGGACATCTGCATCTGA
- the metH gene encoding methionine synthase yields the protein MPDLTTRLTALRDALRQRILILDGGMGTMIQSYRLEEADYRGERFADWPSDLKGNNDLLILSQPNKIAAIERAYLDAGADIIETNTFNATRVSQADYGMQDLAYELNVEGARLARQVCDEKTTETPDKPRFVAGVLGPTSRTCSISPDVNNPGYRNISFDQLVEDYVSSTRGLIEGGADLILIETIFDTLNAKAAIFAVQQAFEDLGVELPIMISGTITDASGRTLSGQTTEAFWNSVRHAKPISVGLNCALGAKELRPYLEELSGKADTYVSAHPNAGLPNAFGEYDETPEQMAAVVEEFAAAGFLNIVGGCCGTAPEHIEAIARAVAKYPPRTIPTIAPACRLSGLEPFTIDRSSLFVNVGERTNITGSAKFARLIREDNYSEALEVALQQVEAGAQIIDINMDEGMLDSKAAMVTFLNLIAGEPDIARVPIMIDSSKWEVIEAGLKCIQGKGIVNSISMKEGEDQFRQQARLCKRYGAAVVVMAFDEKGQADTEARKKEICKRSYDILVNEVGFAPEDIIFDPNIFAIATGIEEHNNYAVDFINACAYIRDELPHALTSGGVSNVSFSFRGNNPVREAIHSVFLYHAIRNGLNMGIVNAGQLEIYDQIPTELREIVEDVVLNRSKGGTEALLAIADKYKGDGSVKEAESEEWRSWDVSKRLEHSLVKGITTWIIEDTEEARQAYARPIEVIEGPLMSGMNVVGDLFGAGKMFLPQVVKSARVMKQAVGHLIPFIEAEKGDNPEPKGKILMATVKGDVHDIGKNIVGVVLGCNGYDVVDLGVMVPAEKILQTAIAEKCDIIGLSGLITPSLDEMVHVAKEMQRQGFKLPLLIGGATTSKAHTAVKIEPQYSNDAVIYVTDASRAVGVATSLLSKEIKPDYITKIREDYAVVRERTASRSARTERLSYADALQRKPVIDWAAYEPPAPSFTGVKILDNIDLHTLVEYIDWTPFFISWELAGKYPRIFDDEIIGEAARSLFDDAQAILHKLIDEKLIKARAVFGFWPANQVDNDDIQLFDDAGQPSQRLHHLRQQTIKPDGKPNFSLADFVAPQDSGLTDYVGGFITTAGIGAEEVAVEYQAKGDDYNAIMVKALADRLAEACAEWLHERVRREHWGYATDETLDKDALIREKYRGIRPAPGYPACPDHTEKEALFALLDPRGESGVELTEHFAMFPAASVSGWYFAHPQSQYFAVGKIDRDQVESYSQRKGQTLQVTERWLSPNLGYDPAP from the coding sequence ATGCCTGATTTGACCACCCGCCTGACCGCCCTGCGCGACGCCCTGCGCCAGCGTATCCTGATTCTGGACGGTGGCATGGGGACCATGATCCAGAGCTACCGGCTCGAAGAAGCGGACTACCGCGGCGAGCGTTTCGCTGACTGGCCGAGCGACCTGAAGGGCAACAACGACCTGTTGATCCTGAGCCAGCCGAACAAGATCGCGGCGATCGAGCGCGCCTATCTCGACGCGGGCGCCGACATCATCGAAACCAACACCTTCAACGCCACCCGAGTCTCTCAGGCCGATTACGGCATGCAGGACCTGGCCTACGAACTGAACGTGGAAGGCGCCCGCCTCGCCCGTCAGGTGTGCGATGAGAAGACCACAGAGACACCCGACAAACCGCGTTTCGTTGCCGGCGTACTCGGCCCGACCAGCCGCACCTGTTCGATCTCTCCGGACGTGAACAATCCGGGTTATCGCAACATCAGTTTCGATCAACTGGTCGAGGACTACGTGAGCTCGACCCGGGGACTGATCGAAGGCGGCGCTGACCTAATCCTGATCGAGACCATCTTCGACACGCTGAATGCCAAGGCGGCGATCTTCGCCGTGCAGCAGGCCTTCGAGGACCTCGGCGTGGAGTTGCCGATCATGATCTCGGGCACCATCACCGACGCCTCTGGCCGCACGCTGTCGGGCCAGACTACCGAGGCATTCTGGAACTCGGTGCGCCATGCGAAGCCGATTTCGGTTGGACTCAACTGCGCGCTCGGCGCGAAAGAGCTACGTCCGTATCTGGAAGAGCTGTCCGGCAAGGCGGATACCTACGTCTCGGCCCACCCCAACGCGGGATTGCCGAATGCCTTCGGCGAGTACGACGAAACTCCTGAGCAGATGGCCGCGGTCGTCGAGGAATTTGCCGCCGCGGGCTTCCTGAACATCGTAGGCGGTTGTTGCGGTACAGCGCCCGAGCACATCGAAGCGATTGCCCGGGCGGTGGCCAAGTATCCGCCCCGCACCATCCCGACCATTGCGCCGGCCTGCCGGTTGTCCGGCCTCGAGCCGTTCACCATCGATCGCAGCTCGCTCTTCGTCAACGTAGGCGAGCGCACCAACATCACCGGGAGCGCCAAGTTCGCCCGGCTGATACGGGAAGACAACTACAGCGAAGCGCTGGAAGTAGCGTTGCAGCAGGTCGAAGCCGGCGCGCAGATCATCGACATCAACATGGACGAGGGGATGCTCGATTCTAAGGCGGCCATGGTCACCTTCCTCAACCTGATTGCCGGCGAACCCGATATCGCTCGCGTGCCGATCATGATCGATTCCTCCAAGTGGGAAGTCATCGAGGCCGGTCTCAAATGCATTCAGGGCAAGGGTATCGTCAACTCGATTTCCATGAAGGAAGGCGAGGACCAATTCCGCCAGCAGGCCCGCTTGTGCAAGCGCTACGGCGCCGCTGTGGTTGTCATGGCCTTCGACGAAAAGGGCCAGGCTGATACCGAGGCGCGCAAGAAGGAAATCTGCAAGCGCTCCTACGACATTCTCGTCAACGAAGTCGGCTTTGCGCCGGAAGATATCATCTTCGACCCAAACATCTTCGCGATCGCTACAGGCATCGAGGAGCACAACAACTACGCAGTCGACTTCATCAACGCCTGTGCCTACATCCGCGATGAACTGCCTCACGCTCTGACCTCCGGCGGGGTTTCCAACGTTTCGTTCTCCTTCCGTGGCAACAATCCGGTTCGTGAAGCGATCCACTCGGTGTTCCTCTACCACGCGATCCGCAACGGCCTCAACATGGGTATCGTCAACGCGGGTCAGCTGGAGATTTACGACCAGATCCCGACGGAGCTGCGCGAAATCGTCGAGGACGTGGTGCTCAACCGCTCGAAAGGCGGCACGGAGGCACTACTGGCGATCGCCGACAAGTACAAGGGCGACGGCAGCGTCAAGGAAGCGGAAAGCGAGGAATGGCGCAGCTGGGACGTCAGCAAGCGCCTCGAGCATTCATTGGTGAAGGGCATCACTACCTGGATCATCGAAGACACCGAAGAGGCGCGTCAGGCCTATGCCCGCCCGATCGAGGTTATCGAAGGGCCGTTGATGTCCGGCATGAACGTAGTCGGCGATCTGTTCGGCGCCGGCAAGATGTTCCTGCCCCAGGTGGTGAAGTCAGCCCGTGTGATGAAGCAAGCCGTCGGCCACCTGATTCCCTTCATCGAAGCGGAAAAAGGTGATAACCCCGAGCCCAAGGGCAAGATCCTGATGGCCACGGTTAAGGGTGACGTCCACGATATCGGCAAGAACATCGTCGGCGTAGTGCTCGGCTGTAACGGTTACGACGTGGTCGATCTGGGCGTAATGGTGCCGGCAGAGAAAATCCTGCAAACAGCCATTGCCGAGAAGTGCGACATCATCGGTCTGTCCGGGCTGATCACACCGTCGCTGGATGAAATGGTGCACGTCGCCAAGGAAATGCAGCGCCAAGGCTTCAAGCTGCCCCTTCTTATCGGCGGTGCGACGACGTCGAAGGCCCACACCGCGGTAAAAATCGAGCCGCAGTACAGCAACGACGCGGTGATTTACGTAACCGATGCCTCACGTGCGGTGGGGGTAGCCACCAGCCTGCTGTCGAAGGAAATCAAGCCGGATTACATCACCAAGATCCGCGAGGACTACGCCGTGGTGCGCGAGCGCACCGCTAGCCGTAGTGCCCGCACCGAACGCCTGTCCTATGCCGATGCGCTGCAGCGCAAGCCGGTGATCGACTGGGCAGCATACGAGCCACCGGCACCCTCGTTCACTGGCGTTAAAATACTCGACAATATCGATCTTCATACGCTGGTTGAGTACATCGACTGGACACCTTTTTTCATCTCCTGGGAACTGGCCGGCAAATATCCGCGCATCTTCGATGACGAGATTATCGGCGAGGCCGCTCGTTCGCTATTCGACGATGCGCAGGCCATTCTCCACAAGCTGATCGACGAAAAGCTGATCAAGGCTCGTGCCGTGTTCGGCTTCTGGCCAGCGAACCAGGTGGATAACGACGATATCCAACTGTTCGACGACGCCGGTCAGCCTTCGCAGCGGCTGCACCACCTTCGTCAGCAGACGATCAAACCTGACGGCAAACCGAACTTCTCGCTCGCCGACTTCGTCGCCCCCCAAGACTCCGGCCTGACCGACTATGTCGGCGGCTTCATCACCACCGCAGGCATTGGCGCCGAGGAAGTAGCGGTCGAGTACCAGGCCAAAGGTGACGACTACAACGCGATCATGGTCAAGGCACTCGCCGATCGCCTCGCTGAAGCCTGTGCCGAGTGGCTGCACGAGCGCGTTCGGCGCGAGCATTGGGGCTACGCCACGGACGAGACACTGGACAAGGATGCGCTGATCCGCGAGAAGTATCGCGGCATCCGCCCCGCGCCGGGTTATCCCGCCTGCCCCGACCACACCGAGAAAGAGGCACTTTTTGCGCTCCTTGATCCTCGCGGCGAGTCCGGCGTAGAGCTCACGGAACATTTCGCGATGTTCCCCGCTGCTTCGGTCAGCGGCTGGTACTTTGCCCATCCACAGAGCCAGTACTTTGCAGTGGGCAAGATCGATCGGGATCAGGTGGAATCCTATAGCCAGCGCAAAGGACAAACGCTGCAGGTCACCGAACGCTGGTTGTCACCGAACCTCGGTTACGACCCCGCCCCATGA
- a CDS encoding type 1 glutamine amidotransferase domain-containing protein produces MSNSLKGKRVALLVTDGFEQVEMTSPRDALREAGAIADIISAKSGEVQGWNHTDPADTFTVDRTFDATHADDYDAVVLPGGVVNGDNIRLHDLAKSLLKNVAKANKPIAVICHGAWILASADLVKGKKMTSWPSLADDLRNAGAEWVDQEVVVDGNLISSRKPDDLDAFNRALIDKLAA; encoded by the coding sequence ATGAGTAATTCCCTTAAAGGCAAGCGAGTCGCGTTGTTGGTTACCGACGGCTTTGAACAGGTCGAGATGACTTCTCCGCGTGACGCGCTTCGTGAGGCAGGCGCGATCGCCGATATCATTTCAGCCAAATCTGGCGAGGTGCAGGGGTGGAATCACACGGATCCCGCCGACACCTTTACCGTGGACCGGACCTTCGATGCCACACATGCGGACGACTACGACGCCGTGGTGCTCCCCGGTGGCGTGGTAAACGGTGACAATATCCGTTTGCACGATCTGGCCAAGTCGCTGCTGAAGAACGTAGCCAAGGCCAACAAGCCGATCGCGGTCATCTGTCATGGGGCCTGGATCCTGGCGTCAGCCGACCTGGTCAAGGGCAAGAAGATGACCAGCTGGCCTTCGCTCGCCGACGATCTGCGAAACGCAGGCGCAGAATGGGTCGATCAGGAAGTGGTGGTCGACGGTAATCTGATCAGCAGTCGTAAGCCGGACGATCTCGATGCGTTCAACCGGGCGCTCATTGATAAGCTCGCGGCCTGA